Within Bos taurus isolate L1 Dominette 01449 registration number 42190680 breed Hereford chromosome 24, ARS-UCD2.0, whole genome shotgun sequence, the genomic segment TATCCAAGCAGGAAGCTAATGGTATTCCTGAAGTAGTAAGCCTTGAGAGTGGTTTTGGGATATGCGTTCAAGACTTTCCAGGCAGAGTCTCTGCTGGGCTTGCTGGGTTTCCTGTATCCTGTGGTGCTAACTGTGGAATGTTGTCCACTCTTAGCCCTATGTTTACCACAGGCAAAACTAAGTTGCTGAAGATCGAGTAAGCTTTCTTTCTTGCTTCCACGGCATTGTCTATATTTCAGCAGGACCCAGTGACAAATAAATACCTGCAGTTTTTGTTGATTGAGTGACTCAAGGTAAATAAACAAGTTCACATGCCTACTGGGGCCAGATAatgtaaatgagaaaaacaaacagcaggGGGGTGTGGCCAACGTGAGAACTCCCGCCTGTCGGGTGTCTCTCTGAGGCCAGTCTCTGCATCCTCTCCTAGCCCACTCCTGCACTTTCGCACAAAGAATCTTGGGTTTGCAAGAGTTAATGATTTCCCAAAGGCCGCCAGAAACCTGAGCTTTTAATGCAATCTCTCAGTGTTTAAATGCTGGTATCTAATTCGATTTTTCACAAGACCAGTACTGTGAACCAAACCGAAAACTTCTAGGGAGTCACTCAGCTCTAAGCAACCAATTTGCAACCTCTGCATTATATAgataataaaagatatatatatatatatatatatataataagtctTTATGTATGTGCGTGCgtgcaagtcgcttcagtcgtgtccgactctttgcgaccccatggactgtagcccaccaggatcctctgtccagtccatggaattctccaggcaaaaaaactcctgagtgggttgctatgccctcctccaggggatcttcctgacccagggatcgaacctgtgtctcctgtagctcctgcattgcaggcagattctttacggctgagccaccggggaagcccctctaTTTATATATAGCAACCCATTCAggagttttcttgcctggagaattccatggactggacagaggatcctggtgggctacagtccatggggtcgcaaagagtcggacacgactgaagcgacttgcacGCACGCACATACATAAAGAAGACTTATTTTCTAAGAAACTGTGATTCCTTGGAAGGCCGCAGATGCGGGTAAGATGTCCTGCTCGGGATGGTGCTGCCTGGGTTCAGACCCACCCTCTGCTCGCTGCCTGTGTGAGCTCAGCTCACTTCATCTTTATAAACCTTCAGTTTTCGCACCCGGAAAGTGGCCGCAATGGTGAGAATGTCCGCTTGATCGGGTTGTTCCGAGGACAGGATGAGGAAGTGTCTTCGGAAGCCCTCAGCGCCAAATTCTCAGAATCTGTTCTCTAGTACGAGTGACTGCTTCTCTTTATAATAATGGAATTATTCCCGGGCCAGCCAAACATCGGGCAAATACATATTCCCAAATGCCTCATTTCTCCCCCCGGGGGAGTTTTTGAAAGCTGTCTACATAATGACCTACTATTTTTTTTGTCGTTTTATTAAAGCGTCTGGAAGGAGGTATGAGACCGACCCAAGGGGAATACACTCTGCTTTTAAAACCTCTGTCCTCACCCAGGCAGAGAACAGCCACTTCCCTTCACCCGCTTTCCTTCtcccccgcacccccccccccaatgcATTTTCCAAACCCAAACAGGGTTTCCTCCCTTGCTCCAGGCTTTTTAGTTGGCAGTGAGCTTCTCAaccagtttcagtttcagttaaGCTTCTGGCAGCTTCTCTACTGTAATTAAGTGTTCTCATTTTTCCCTGAAAACGTCCCACACTCCTCGAGTTTgaacactgtcctttcccaaaccCTCAGGGGTTTGTTTACGAGAGTCTCCGATTGCCCGTTTATGATAAGGATGACgctccaggcctccccatccccagCTGTTCGCGAGGACAACCCTTCCCGGCTCACAGCTCAGAGACCCAGCCACGCCTGCAGCCGAGTCCTCGGTCCAGGAAGTAGTTTCGGGGCCGGGCCGGGTCTACCTCCCGCGCTGAGCCCGCCTCGCCACACACCGCCTGGGTCCCCGCCCCCACGGCGCGGGGCCcgagccgggggcggggccgggtgCTTTGTGGGTCctggggggcggggctgggggcggggcacgGGCGGGGCCAGCTGTGGGTTTCGCTACGTCACCGGGAAGTCCCCGTACGACTCGAGCGCGGGCTGCGGCGATCGCCAGTCCTGCCAGGTTCTCGCAGGCGCGCGGTTCAGTTTCTCCTGCTCTGTGCTGACCGTCGTCTCCGGCCCGTTCGCCCCGCTCGCGGCCCTCGTCCTGCAGACCCGAGGTGCTCGGGTTGCATCCCTGAGTTGCCAGGGTCCGCCGGCGGCCGTCTGCAGAGATGCCTGGAAGGAGGGCTCGTAAGAGCGCCCAGCCGAGCCCCACGCGGGTCCCGGCAGGTAGGGAGAGCTGGGGCCCGCGGAGATCCTGACCGGGAAGGGGGTCGGGGTCGCGATCTCGGTCCGGGCAGGGGCAGCCCGTCGCCCCCGGGCCTAAGAGCCGGGCGGGACCCGCGCCCTGGCACGTGCTTTAGGGGCGCCTCCGGGACGCTGTTCGCGGGTTTAACCCGGGGCGGTAGGGATGGCTAGGGAAGGGGCGAGCCTTGCGATGGGGATGCTGCTGCGTTTGAGCGGCGGCCGAAAGCCGCCTCTCCTTCGCCTGCCTTTAGTTCGCGCTCGCCCTCCCCGGGGCCACGCGGAGAAAGTCATTGTCACGGCCGGGGGCGCCGCTGGCGTTCAGCGCTTCCCGAGACAGGCCCTTTTCCTCCGGGGTCCAGGACCTTTTGAGGACCCTTCTCCGTGTCTGACCGCTGTCCCCAGCCCCAGCAGCGACAAAAGTGATACTAATGCTTGATGCCGTCACAGTTCTGCAAAGGACGGATGGAGGGTTATGGAAGCCCCGAAAGGACCAACGAAGTCAGAAGCCTAGAAGGCCAGGCTTCttagttaattaaaaatataccATTTTGACAGTCGGTATTAGTTACAGAAATGCcatagagaaaaacagaagatgGTCCACAGTGTTGTTTAATCCGTCCCTTCCTCCGCCCTTCCCCATCCATGTAGCCCCAGTAAGTAACGTCAGGTCACCTCTCCTCCTCCCCGCTTTTATAAATCTTATCAAACAAAGCAGACATCTGCTAAGGAGCAGTAGCAAAGAAGTAAGACCGTGGGCTGGAAATCCGTGTGGGTCATACTGCTGTTACATCAGACGGAATTGGGCCCCTTTTAAACTTAGTTTAATTTTATGGAGCCCCTGGGGCGTGCAAAGGAAGTGGTGCATGGCCAGTGTGGCTGTGGCTAAATTGGCACAAGGCTGCTCTCCGGCTCTTGCTTCGGAGGGAAGAAGCTTTGTCCGTCTTCAGTGATGTCCAAGAGTTCTGGCTGTGTTGCAAGAATTTCATAACCTTCACCGTCCAACTTGGCCCCCTTAAATAAGGGACAGCAAAAAGGTCCCTCTTAAACTTGATTAGATGGTAAGACataaaaaaaattgagatgtGAGGTGTAACACTGTCTTAGTTTTACGTgaacagcataatgatttgatatatgttatCAATTGTTACATGATTACTGTAATAACTTTAGCTAAGgtccatcaccacacatagttatgtttttaattaataCATTTATAGATATAgtaaaaagattaagaaaacaaCTCGgtgctgtttccttttttttttttttttttttgatgaaaggGATAATTTTTTCTGTTACAATTCAGGGCTTTCAAAACGGTAGCCTGGATGATAATTGTTTTTTTAGCATTGTGTTAGTATTTCTAAGTCAACTGAGAAGGACATGTCTTACTAAATACTTTTCCAAATGCCTGGTCCTATAGCCTATAAAGAAATATATCTTATGAAATTTATCAGGTGTCTTGTTAGggattaataattattttttttttaggaattatGAAAATTTTACCCAGCTCTTGTAAAAAGAGAATTTGGTTATTTTGAGCCTAAATAGGGAATTTGTAAGGACTGTTTACAAAGTAAATCAGTTTTTAATTTGTAGTCATAATGGTTTTTAATGATCATGAACATGATATTGAAATGTACCAAAAAGAAGCTGAATTGCTTTTCGAACTAtccaagaaaataataattatggtCAGTATAGCTTTGGTGTTGATTTCATTTACTTTAGAAGTTTACTTAGAAATTAGATTATAAATATTACTTTCCCCTTATATTCAGTTTATTACAGTAtattaatcttaaaaaatagtaaaCACGTGAACTAAacattatttgttttttgcttcaCTCATCTCCATGGAGGCAGTGGATTGGTACAGATTGGGAAgaacttgttttaaaattttaagttattttagaaaatatggaCTTAATTTTAGAATAAGCTTTTATGAGTCTTTCATGAGAAAACTTGAAAGAGTTGTTTAAATAATGCATTTAGATTTACATATTATGAGGGCGTAATCTGAACTATGAATTATTGCCATTTACAAAATGAGTTGTACttgaaaataacataaaagaaTTTAACTTTTCTTGCCCTAGCCAATCttaagtgagaaagaaaaggatgagATCACCTGAGGCTGTGAAACTCACTCACTCTTTGTGGTGTATGACATAAATGTCTATATTTGAAAGTAAGATAACATTACTTCATCCAggatgttcaaaaaaaaaaaaattacaagttaaatgtctttatttttgcttaattatttctgttgtttatgagTCACTGTATGTTAGTGTATGTCGTGTGTGTATaagttgcttttctttctttacattcagaaaacaagtgtACGTAAAGTTAAGATAATGCTTTATGGGATAAATACTCAACTAGTCCTTGGGATGGGCATATTAACTCTTGCTGGTTGCGGTTTGCAACGTCAGTGTAACTTTgatattttgctttccttttcagATCCTGAAGTTGAATGTGCCATTCAGTTGAGGAGAATTGGAGACAAACTGAATTTCCGGCAGAAACTTGTGAATCTGATATCCAAACTCCTCCGCTCAGGAACTTGACTTAAGATGCTTTCGAATGAGGAGACTCCTTTCAAAGGAAGATTCCCCAGTAGGTACAAATTTCATCAATTGGAGGAGAGA encodes:
- the PMAIP1 gene encoding phorbol-12-myristate-13-acetate-induced protein 1 codes for the protein MPGRRARKSAQPSPTRVPADPEVECAIQLRRIGDKLNFRQKLVNLISKLLRSGT